A single Microbacterium protaetiae DNA region contains:
- a CDS encoding O-antigen ligase family protein, translating to MIEWGRADSAEFRPVAAQEHQGIAPPSRSSAVAMLIVFVLLLFVIPSNVSIVGLGTLGRPSLLWGLVLAVWWALTHLQTRTKDVQPPAQPVRWALGAFIIIVLVSFAAAMLRGQPADQVSPAMTAVVRVASWSGVTLVAMDGIRTQGDIVRLVKVAVIAAGGMALLGYAQFFTGSSLTEWIARIPGISFDWGGIDIRGAYIRPAGTATHPLEFVTSILAVLPIAITAAITGGFRSTSRRRFLWWLVVVAIVGICLLSVSRSAMIGLLVVFVLLAPFVPSRYRWGGFFGGLVGIAVIVVAVPGVWRASLGLFADVSDDPGTASRTGGLERLPEFISDSPVIGSGLGTFMSRYYVFDNQWAGLLVELGIAGTLSFIVLIACAVWSSAYAARRSPFPETKLLAGAILTGTVTIAVLFLFFDGLSFPIAAGLFFLFVGLSASLRRIAHSDVELQNSMTSKAVNRRRVAGSPVDRLAQ from the coding sequence ATGATCGAGTGGGGGCGCGCAGACAGCGCGGAGTTCCGCCCTGTGGCGGCACAGGAGCATCAGGGGATCGCGCCGCCGAGCAGGTCGTCGGCCGTCGCGATGCTGATCGTGTTCGTTCTGCTGCTCTTCGTCATCCCGTCGAACGTGTCGATTGTCGGCCTGGGCACCCTCGGGCGTCCTTCGTTGCTGTGGGGGCTTGTGCTGGCAGTGTGGTGGGCGCTCACCCACTTGCAGACGAGGACGAAGGATGTGCAACCTCCTGCCCAGCCGGTCCGTTGGGCGCTGGGGGCCTTCATCATCATCGTTCTGGTCAGCTTTGCGGCGGCGATGCTCCGCGGCCAGCCCGCCGATCAGGTGAGCCCCGCGATGACGGCCGTCGTGCGCGTGGCGTCGTGGTCGGGCGTGACACTCGTTGCCATGGACGGCATTCGTACGCAGGGCGACATCGTTCGACTCGTCAAGGTTGCTGTCATCGCAGCGGGGGGAATGGCACTTCTCGGGTACGCCCAGTTCTTCACGGGATCCAGCCTCACGGAATGGATAGCGCGAATCCCCGGGATCTCGTTCGACTGGGGCGGCATCGACATTCGCGGTGCCTACATCCGCCCGGCAGGCACCGCCACGCACCCGCTCGAGTTCGTGACGTCGATTCTTGCCGTCTTGCCCATCGCCATCACAGCGGCGATCACCGGGGGGTTCCGTTCGACGTCACGGAGGCGGTTCCTGTGGTGGCTGGTCGTCGTTGCAATCGTCGGAATATGTCTCCTTTCCGTGTCGCGCTCCGCGATGATCGGACTGCTGGTCGTCTTCGTGCTGCTTGCGCCGTTTGTGCCCTCGAGGTACCGCTGGGGTGGGTTCTTCGGCGGACTTGTGGGGATCGCGGTCATCGTCGTTGCGGTTCCGGGGGTGTGGAGGGCATCGCTCGGTCTCTTCGCCGACGTGTCGGATGATCCCGGCACAGCATCACGAACAGGGGGCTTGGAGCGGCTCCCCGAGTTCATCTCGGACTCGCCCGTCATCGGATCGGGGCTCGGCACGTTTATGTCCCGCTACTACGTGTTCGACAACCAGTGGGCCGGGCTGCTGGTCGAACTCGGCATTGCGGGAACGCTCTCGTTCATTGTGCTCATCGCCTGCGCGGTGTGGAGCTCGGCGTACGCGGCGAGAAGGTCTCCGTTCCCAGAGACGAAGCTGCTCGCCGGAGCGATTCTCACCGGCACGGTCACGATCGCGGTGTTGTTCCTCTTCTTCGATGGACTGAGCTTCCCGATAGCAGCAGGCTTGTTCTTCCTCTTCGTGGGGCTCTCGGCTTCTCTCCGCCGGATCGCGCACTCCGACGTCGAACTTCAGAACTCCATGACGTCGAAAGCTGTGAATCGACGTCGAGTCGCGGGTTCACCTGTCGACCGTCTCGCACAATGA